One window from the genome of Oscillospiraceae bacterium encodes:
- a CDS encoding pitrilysin family protein, with protein MIYQSKILNETTEILSHHSGLTVILCQKPGAVSNYAGFCAKYGSIDTRFKLKTDDSYTEIVDGVAHFLEHKLFESEQGDAFTLFAKTGASANAATSFDKTNYYFTTTRNFYEALKILLDFVTHPYFTDQTIAKEQGIIGQEIKMYDDMPGWRVYFNFLGALYHNSAVKIDIGGSIESISKITPVLLNKIYSSFYSLRNMALVVAGDFEREKVLSLCDERLSYAPEIEIVRNEKPEPPELVKNFVNQQLEVVMPLFQCGYKLRKPTAKEEPVYFAAGESLCELAIGEGSALYRELYDSGLINSNFGGGLDDSRGHCCLIFGGESPAPETVAEKIKAAFTDLSKGISDEDFSRIKSKLCGRILNSYNTPIGAGRIANEAFFSGVAPFAHAEAYFGLKKSDLESMLANEIDNGCFALSTVTGFEKQ; from the coding sequence ATGATCTACCAAAGTAAAATATTAAACGAGACCACCGAGATCCTCAGCCACCATAGCGGCCTGACGGTGATTTTATGCCAAAAACCGGGCGCAGTGAGTAACTATGCGGGTTTCTGCGCCAAATACGGTTCGATTGATACCCGATTCAAATTAAAAACCGATGACAGTTATACCGAGATCGTCGACGGGGTCGCGCATTTTTTGGAGCACAAGCTCTTCGAGAGTGAGCAGGGCGACGCATTTACGCTGTTCGCGAAGACCGGAGCGAGCGCCAACGCCGCGACTTCGTTTGATAAAACCAATTATTATTTCACCACGACCCGAAATTTTTACGAAGCTTTAAAGATCTTGCTCGACTTCGTCACTCACCCTTATTTCACCGATCAGACCATCGCCAAAGAACAAGGAATAATCGGCCAGGAAATCAAGATGTATGATGACATGCCGGGTTGGCGGGTCTATTTCAACTTCCTGGGCGCACTCTATCATAACAGCGCCGTTAAAATCGACATCGGCGGCAGCATCGAGAGCATTTCCAAAATAACGCCTGTTCTGCTCAATAAAATTTATTCGTCTTTTTATTCGCTGCGTAATATGGCTCTCGTCGTCGCGGGTGATTTCGAGCGTGAAAAAGTGCTCTCCCTGTGCGACGAACGTCTCTCGTACGCGCCTGAGATTGAAATTGTGAGAAACGAAAAACCCGAGCCGCCCGAACTTGTTAAAAACTTTGTCAACCAGCAGCTCGAAGTCGTCATGCCGTTGTTTCAGTGCGGCTATAAACTGCGCAAACCGACCGCCAAAGAGGAACCCGTCTATTTCGCGGCAGGCGAGTCGCTCTGCGAACTCGCCATCGGTGAGGGCTCGGCGCTCTACCGGGAGCTTTATGACTCCGGTCTGATCAATTCCAATTTCGGCGGCGGCCTCGATGACAGCCGCGGGCATTGCTGCCTGATTTTCGGGGGTGAAAGCCCTGCCCCCGAGACAGTCGCCGAAAAGATCAAAGCCGCTTTTACCGACCTTTCAAAGGGCATCTCCGACGAGGACTTTTCGCGTATCAAATCCAAGCTCTGCGGCCGGATACTCAACAGCTACAATACCCCCATCGGCGCGGGCCGAATCGCCAACGAGGCCTTTTTCTCCGGTGTCGCGCCGTTTGCGCACGCCGAAGCCTATTTCGGCTTAAAAAAGTCCGACCTCGAATCAATGCTTGCCAATGAAATCGATAATGGCTGTTTCGCGCTTTCAACCGTCACCGGCTTTGAAAAGCAATAA
- a CDS encoding Gfo/Idh/MocA family oxidoreductase: MDKINVAVIGLGRSGRNIHIKQLLTDNRYQIVAACDLLADRRERAKAEVNCDVYADYHDLLKRNDIDLYVNATHSDTHYSITKELLSAGKSVISEKPAAKTPEEVEDLIQTAEKSGSKFFAFYQQSRNAPYFVKAKEVADSGVLGRIVFVRVAFDGFSRRWDWQTVQRKVAGNLYNTGPHPVDQALRFLNYDGMPQVFCHMDRANSYGDAEDFVKILLKAPEHPLVEVEISSCSAYPDATYSIQGTCGSLKGTMSHIDWKYFDPRTAPGHELVITPMVDADNMPAYPAETLDWIEKSWDVPAEDADLFNAINSRYYNLVYAALTDGADFPIKPEQAIQQLKIIRECHRQNPFPVKF, from the coding sequence ATGGACAAAATCAATGTCGCCGTCATCGGACTCGGACGCAGCGGCCGCAACATTCACATCAAACAGCTGCTCACCGACAACCGCTACCAAATCGTCGCTGCCTGCGACTTGCTTGCCGACCGCAGGGAACGGGCCAAAGCCGAAGTAAACTGTGACGTTTACGCCGATTATCACGACCTGCTCAAACGCAATGATATCGACTTATACGTCAACGCCACACACAGCGACACCCATTATTCAATTACCAAGGAACTGCTTTCAGCGGGCAAGTCGGTCATCTCTGAAAAACCGGCCGCAAAAACGCCCGAGGAAGTTGAAGACCTGATTCAAACAGCCGAAAAGAGCGGGAGCAAGTTCTTCGCTTTTTATCAGCAGAGCCGCAACGCGCCTTATTTCGTCAAAGCCAAGGAGGTTGCCGACAGCGGTGTGCTCGGCCGCATTGTCTTTGTGCGCGTGGCGTTCGACGGATTCAGCCGCCGATGGGACTGGCAGACGGTACAGCGCAAAGTCGCGGGAAATCTTTATAACACCGGACCTCACCCGGTTGATCAGGCGCTCCGGTTTTTAAATTATGACGGAATGCCGCAGGTATTTTGCCATATGGACCGCGCCAACAGCTACGGCGATGCCGAGGACTTTGTCAAAATTCTGCTCAAAGCTCCGGAACACCCGCTTGTGGAAGTCGAAATATCTTCCTGCTCTGCCTACCCCGATGCCACCTATTCGATACAAGGAACCTGCGGCTCACTCAAGGGCACGATGAGCCACATCGACTGGAAGTATTTTGACCCAAGGACCGCACCCGGGCACGAACTCGTCATCACCCCGATGGTCGATGCGGACAATATGCCCGCTTACCCTGCCGAGACCCTCGACTGGATCGAAAAAAGCTGGGATGTCCCTGCGGAAGACGCAGATCTGTTTAACGCCATCAATTCGCGTTATTATAATCTGGTCTACGCCGCACTGACCGACGGCGCCGACTTTCCGATCAAGCCCGAACAGGCCATTCAACAATTGAAAATCATTCGGGAGTGCCACCGTCAAAACCCGTTCCCGGTCAAGTTTTAA
- a CDS encoding SDR family oxidoreductase codes for MEKLPFKINLKNKIAVVTGAGGVLCSGFAKTLAACGAKVAVLDLRLEAAQKVADEITADGGIAIAVSANVLEKDSLETARKDVTEKLGVCDILINGAGGNNPKGTTDNETLSLADLDNPNIRTFFDLDPDGVSFVFNLNFIGTLLPTQAFAKDMAKKGGGIILNVSSMNAFRPLTKIPAYSAAKAAVSNFTAWLAVHFAPVGIRVNAIAPGFFVTNQNYNLLFDAEGNPTARSKKILAHTPMNRFGEQEDLTGTLLWLCDDAASGFVNGIVVPVDGGFSAYSGV; via the coding sequence ATGGAAAAACTGCCATTTAAAATCAATCTCAAAAATAAAATCGCGGTCGTGACCGGCGCAGGCGGTGTGCTCTGCTCCGGCTTTGCCAAAACGCTGGCCGCCTGCGGCGCAAAAGTCGCGGTGCTTGACCTTCGGCTCGAAGCGGCACAAAAAGTCGCCGACGAGATCACCGCGGACGGCGGAATTGCAATTGCGGTCTCTGCAAACGTGCTTGAAAAAGACTCGCTCGAAACCGCACGCAAAGATGTCACCGAAAAACTCGGCGTCTGCGACATTCTCATCAACGGCGCGGGCGGCAACAACCCCAAGGGCACGACCGACAACGAGACGCTCTCGCTTGCCGATCTCGACAATCCCAACATTCGCACTTTTTTTGACCTCGACCCGGACGGCGTTTCGTTTGTCTTCAATCTCAACTTCATCGGCACCCTGCTTCCGACGCAGGCGTTTGCCAAAGATATGGCCAAAAAGGGCGGCGGCATTATCCTGAACGTCTCTTCAATGAACGCTTTCCGGCCGTTAACCAAAATTCCGGCTTACAGCGCGGCAAAAGCGGCGGTTTCGAACTTCACGGCATGGCTCGCGGTGCATTTCGCGCCGGTCGGCATCCGTGTCAACGCCATCGCCCCGGGTTTCTTTGTCACGAACCAGAACTATAATCTCCTGTTCGATGCCGAGGGCAACCCCACGGCGCGTTCCAAAAAGATTCTGGCTCATACTCCGATGAACCGCTTCGGCGAACAGGAAGACCTTACCGGTACCTTGCTGTGGCTGTGCGATGATGCCGCTTCCGGCTTTGTCAACGGCATTGTCGTCCCGGTCGACGGCGGCTTTTCTGCCTACAGCGGAGTATAA
- a CDS encoding uroporphyrinogen decarboxylase family protein, with product MMTSREIMLATLNFEKPERVALNLWNNGNHTYDDTCWIPVLPDKQYDGSWKKPEEYFSKYPGLKSFRGEVRLDEYGSLWGRLPGDFGCGEVLYGAITDWEQLKDYQIPHVSDKARFADAKEGFIKDKFSMGGIPGFPFAIMRYIRKMEYFLEDLILERENVMTLNEMVMKELLGMIDNYGELGVDAIFTCEDWGTQDRLLISPALWREVFKPSLKRIFDRIHEHGMYAIMHSCGYIWEILPDLVEIGVDCMQFDAPTLMGMKRVSDLFGKKVTMFSPVDIQKILPIPDPEVTRRSVREMIDLFCPKGGGLILKDYGDYKTIQIPPENVEAMHDEFITYGANLARYYK from the coding sequence ATGATGACAAGCCGTGAGATCATGCTGGCCACGCTGAATTTTGAAAAGCCCGAACGCGTGGCGCTGAACCTGTGGAATAACGGCAACCACACCTACGACGACACCTGCTGGATTCCGGTATTGCCCGATAAACAATACGACGGCAGCTGGAAAAAGCCCGAGGAATATTTTTCGAAATATCCGGGTTTAAAAAGTTTTCGGGGTGAGGTTCGTCTTGACGAATACGGCTCCTTATGGGGCCGCCTTCCGGGGGATTTCGGCTGCGGCGAAGTGCTTTACGGCGCAATCACTGATTGGGAACAGTTGAAAGATTATCAGATTCCCCATGTTTCCGATAAAGCGCGTTTTGCCGATGCGAAAGAAGGATTTATCAAAGATAAATTTTCGATGGGCGGAATTCCCGGTTTTCCGTTTGCCATCATGCGCTATATCCGCAAGATGGAGTATTTCCTCGAAGATCTGATCTTGGAGCGGGAAAATGTCATGACGCTCAACGAGATGGTCATGAAAGAACTGCTCGGCATGATCGACAACTACGGCGAACTCGGCGTCGATGCCATTTTTACCTGTGAGGACTGGGGTACTCAAGACCGTCTTCTCATCAGTCCGGCATTATGGCGCGAGGTATTCAAGCCGTCGCTCAAACGGATTTTCGACCGCATCCACGAACACGGCATGTATGCGATTATGCACTCCTGCGGCTATATTTGGGAAATATTGCCCGACCTCGTCGAAATCGGCGTGGACTGCATGCAGTTTGACGCACCGACTTTGATGGGCATGAAACGCGTCAGCGACTTGTTCGGCAAAAAGGTCACGATGTTTTCTCCGGTCGATATTCAAAAAATTCTGCCGATTCCCGACCCCGAAGTCACGCGCAGGAGCGTGAGAGAAATGATCGATCTGTTCTGCCCCAAAGGCGGCGGATTGATTTTAAAAGATTACGGAGATTATAAAACCATCCAAATCCCACCCGAGAACGTCGAAGCCATGCACGACGAATTTATTACCTACGGAGCGAATCTGGCGCGTTATTATAAATAA
- a CDS encoding DUF1846 domain-containing protein — MRELGFDNNAYIKIQTEQILKRISEFDNKLYLEFGGKLFDDYHASRVLPGFEIDSKIRILQGLRDRCEIIIVINAGDIEKTKTRSDIGITYDMDVLRLIDNLRRLELPVTAVVIAQYCGQPSADIFRNKLEQRGERTVIHRPIQGYPTDVDLVVSDSGYGANPYIETTMPLVVVTAPGPGSGKMATCLSQLYHEHCCNVRAGYAKYETFPIWNLPLKHPINLAYEAATADLNDVNMIDPFHLEAYGKTAVNYNRDIEIFPIVKTILNRIMGRDLYKSPTDMGVNMAGFCISDDKVCREAAKQEVIRRYFKSSCDCKQGRIDESAVQKNELIMKELDLRVEDRPVVACALERKDTCGHMASAICLPDGTLLTGKTTPLMSSPCAMILNAVKQLAGIADDMLLLSPLVLEPMQKMKREIYGEKASALTLDEVVIALSISAATNPMVDYAYKKLTELRGCEAHSTFIVSANDERVLRGLGINHTCEPVYRNKNLYYT; from the coding sequence ATGAGGGAACTTGGTTTCGACAACAATGCCTATATCAAAATTCAGACCGAGCAGATTTTAAAGCGCATCTCGGAGTTTGACAACAAACTCTATCTGGAGTTCGGCGGAAAGCTCTTCGACGACTATCACGCGTCGCGGGTCCTTCCGGGATTCGAAATCGACAGTAAAATCCGGATTTTGCAAGGCCTGCGCGACCGCTGTGAGATCATCATCGTCATCAACGCGGGCGACATCGAAAAGACCAAAACCCGCTCCGACATCGGCATCACCTATGATATGGACGTTTTGCGTCTCATCGACAACCTGCGGCGGCTGGAGTTGCCTGTGACTGCCGTCGTCATCGCACAGTACTGCGGGCAGCCATCTGCGGATATCTTCCGCAATAAGCTCGAACAGCGCGGAGAGCGCACCGTTATCCACCGTCCCATCCAGGGTTATCCGACCGATGTGGATCTCGTCGTCAGCGACTCCGGCTACGGCGCAAACCCCTATATCGAGACAACGATGCCTTTGGTGGTCGTGACCGCTCCCGGGCCCGGGAGCGGAAAAATGGCGACATGTCTGTCCCAGCTTTATCATGAGCACTGCTGCAATGTCCGCGCGGGTTATGCGAAATACGAGACCTTTCCGATCTGGAACCTGCCGCTTAAACACCCCATCAATTTGGCTTATGAAGCCGCAACCGCCGACCTTAACGACGTCAATATGATCGACCCGTTCCATTTGGAGGCCTACGGCAAAACTGCGGTAAACTATAACCGGGATATCGAGATTTTCCCTATTGTAAAAACGATTTTAAACCGCATCATGGGCCGGGATCTGTATAAATCCCCGACCGACATGGGCGTGAACATGGCGGGATTTTGCATCAGCGACGACAAAGTCTGCCGCGAAGCCGCCAAACAGGAGGTCATCCGCCGCTATTTCAAGAGCAGCTGCGACTGCAAACAGGGCCGCATCGATGAATCCGCCGTCCAAAAAAACGAACTCATCATGAAAGAACTCGACCTGAGGGTCGAGGACCGTCCCGTCGTCGCCTGCGCGCTCGAGCGGAAAGACACGTGCGGCCACATGGCCTCTGCGATCTGCCTGCCTGACGGAACCCTGCTCACAGGGAAAACCACCCCGCTGATGTCTTCCCCCTGCGCGATGATTTTAAATGCCGTCAAACAGCTGGCCGGAATTGCGGACGATATGCTGTTGCTTTCGCCGCTTGTTTTGGAACCGATGCAGAAAATGAAACGCGAGATTTACGGTGAAAAGGCCTCTGCCCTGACGCTTGACGAGGTTGTAATCGCGCTCTCCATCTCCGCCGCGACAAATCCGATGGTTGATTATGCCTATAAAAAACTCACGGAATTAAGGGGCTGCGAAGCGCATTCCACATTCATCGTATCTGCAAATGACGAACGGGTTTTGAGAGGACTCGGCATCAACCATACCTGCGAACCCGTATACCGCAATAAAAACCTGTATTACACCTGA
- a CDS encoding C-GCAxxG-C-C family protein — protein sequence MSIKQDQAAEFFSGGFNCSQSVLAAFCEKYGLDQKTALKAACGLGGGCRSGEICGAVSGAVITIGLKYGHCQPGDAESKANCYAKTAEFLNAFKAQNGSIICREILGCDISTAGGMEQAKSKNLFKTTCVGMVRSAASILDELSY from the coding sequence TTGAGCATAAAACAAGATCAGGCAGCTGAATTTTTCAGCGGCGGTTTTAACTGTTCCCAATCCGTGTTGGCGGCTTTCTGCGAAAAGTACGGATTAGACCAAAAAACCGCTCTCAAAGCCGCCTGCGGACTGGGCGGCGGGTGCCGTTCCGGAGAAATCTGCGGAGCGGTTTCCGGCGCGGTAATCACAATCGGCTTGAAATACGGTCATTGTCAGCCCGGAGATGCGGAGTCAAAAGCCAATTGCTACGCAAAGACCGCAGAATTTCTGAATGCCTTTAAAGCCCAAAACGGGAGTATTATCTGCCGGGAAATTCTGGGCTGCGATATTTCGACCGCAGGGGGCATGGAGCAGGCTAAAAGCAAAAATCTTTTTAAAACAACCTGCGTCGGTATGGTCAGGAGCGCCGCATCCATCCTCGATGAACTGAGTTATTAA
- a CDS encoding prolipoprotein diacylglyceryl transferase has translation MSEYWYSFPNLGITFNMNPVAFTLGSFDIKWSLIFAVIAVMIGFYLYFKAVSKQKLEKKPTAFITAVTVFFALVGARLVFIIPANLAAMDQMYYESGNYPDSGFYNTFFKMIAFFDGTYGGMNLFGGLIFGLIALAIICKMLKSPLPKYLDSIVYALPASIAVYSLGYITDQTSFGRHTNSLLAVNSAVIEKWVDVMRLNDIARGGAAIGPNVKWIVGNPVAPTPVYEILGCIAVILIVYLISKYMLFIGEKFLWSLGLYSLVRAFTENTRIDAALFWNMRINVMFSVIAVLVCAILITVIRWQVREGKLNHISLYVDPRKNNGFENDTFVQKVYKHEVDAAPDETVAEGPGEADTVSGDTGNSTLGEADSLSRQPSPEPETPEGKGQVWTADDPGGNDEKSETDSK, from the coding sequence ATGTCCGAATACTGGTATTCGTTCCCGAATCTCGGAATCACCTTCAATATGAATCCGGTCGCTTTCACTCTCGGCTCCTTCGATATTAAATGGAGCTTGATTTTTGCCGTCATCGCGGTCATGATCGGATTTTATCTCTATTTTAAGGCGGTTTCAAAGCAAAAACTCGAAAAAAAACCAACCGCGTTCATCACGGCGGTAACAGTGTTCTTTGCCCTCGTCGGGGCACGGCTTGTCTTCATTATCCCGGCGAATCTCGCCGCAATGGACCAGATGTATTATGAATCGGGCAACTACCCCGACTCCGGATTTTACAATACCTTCTTTAAGATGATCGCATTTTTTGACGGAACCTACGGCGGCATGAACCTTTTCGGCGGTTTGATTTTCGGTTTGATCGCACTCGCAATCATCTGTAAAATGCTGAAAAGTCCGCTGCCGAAATATTTAGACAGCATCGTTTACGCGCTTCCTGCTTCCATTGCGGTTTACTCTCTCGGCTACATAACCGATCAGACCTCTTTCGGCAGGCACACCAATTCCTTGCTTGCCGTCAACAGCGCAGTTATAGAAAAATGGGTTGATGTCATGCGCCTGAACGATATTGCACGCGGCGGCGCTGCCATCGGGCCGAACGTCAAGTGGATTGTCGGAAATCCGGTCGCGCCTACCCCGGTCTATGAGATTTTGGGCTGTATAGCGGTCATCCTCATCGTATATTTGATTTCGAAATACATGTTGTTTATCGGAGAAAAATTCCTTTGGTCACTTGGCCTTTATTCGCTCGTACGCGCTTTCACAGAAAACACACGCATTGATGCCGCACTTTTTTGGAATATGCGCATCAACGTAATGTTTTCCGTGATAGCGGTTTTGGTTTGTGCCATCCTGATCACGGTCATCCGCTGGCAGGTCAGAGAAGGCAAACTGAACCATATCTCACTTTACGTTGATCCCCGTAAAAACAACGGCTTTGAAAACGACACTTTTGTCCAAAAAGTCTATAAGCATGAAGTTGATGCCGCCCCTGATGAAACCGTCGCCGAAGGCCCCGGCGAGGCAGATACAGTCTCCGGTGATACCGGTAATTCGACTCTCGGCGAAGCCGATTCCTTATCCCGACAACCATCTCCCGAACCCGAGACCCCGGAGGGCAAGGGGCAGGTCTGGACGGCGGATGACCCGGGCGGAAATGACGAAAAAAGCGAAACCGACAGCAAATAA
- the folD gene encoding bifunctional methylenetetrahydrofolate dehydrogenase/methenyltetrahydrofolate cyclohydrolase FolD yields the protein MAILIDGKALAAKVKDEVAEDAALLRERGIVPCLTVILVGEDSGSQIYVRNKKKACEENGIASRSFELPENTSESRILELVSELNADPTVDGILIQQPLPKHLDPVRLMESVDPKKDVDCLTYDSCGRLMSGRPYFLPCTPAGIMRMLLEYNISVSGKNCVVVGRSGIVGRPMAMMLLWQNGTVTVCHSKTKDLAAECRRADILIVATGKRDLVTADMVKDGCVVIDVGMNRDENGKLHGDVDFVNVEKKAYAITPVPGGVGPMTIAMLLKNTISAAKMRSEQKKQ from the coding sequence ATGGCGATTCTCATTGACGGAAAAGCGCTTGCCGCAAAAGTGAAAGACGAAGTAGCCGAAGATGCGGCTCTGCTGCGGGAAAGAGGGATTGTCCCCTGCCTGACAGTAATTTTAGTCGGCGAGGACTCCGGCTCTCAAATTTATGTGCGCAACAAAAAGAAGGCCTGCGAAGAAAACGGCATCGCTTCGCGATCTTTCGAGCTTCCCGAAAACACTTCCGAAAGCCGGATCTTGGAACTCGTCTCCGAACTGAACGCCGACCCGACGGTCGACGGCATTTTGATCCAGCAGCCGCTTCCGAAACACCTCGACCCGGTCAGGTTGATGGAATCGGTAGATCCGAAAAAAGATGTCGATTGCCTGACCTATGACAGCTGCGGGCGGCTAATGTCGGGCAGGCCGTATTTTCTGCCCTGTACGCCTGCAGGCATCATGCGGATGCTGCTCGAATATAACATCTCGGTCTCAGGGAAGAATTGCGTCGTCGTCGGAAGAAGCGGAATCGTCGGCCGACCGATGGCGATGATGCTGCTCTGGCAAAACGGCACGGTGACGGTGTGCCATTCCAAAACCAAAGATCTCGCCGCCGAGTGCCGCCGCGCCGATATTTTAATTGTGGCCACCGGCAAACGCGATCTCGTCACCGCAGATATGGTCAAAGACGGCTGCGTCGTCATCGACGTCGGAATGAACCGCGACGAAAACGGCAAACTGCACGGCGACGTAGACTTTGTAAATGTCGAGAAAAAGGCTTATGCAATCACGCCCGTACCCGGAGGCGTCGGCCCGATGACTATCGCGATGCTCTTGAAAAACACGATCTCCGCCGCCAAAATGCGTTCGGAACAGAAAAAACAATAA
- a CDS encoding insulinase family protein → MPEIKPEQIADAVSFTAIDNNFFKTVRISVNFVLPLSKATAAPNAVLPFILCRGKDFTATKRRLENLFGAQLNPRVQKVADRQVLSIDLELVKSEYAKKDLLPEAAELLCELITDPPASRGAFLKKDTEAEKQNVCGLILAEQNDKRTLAVKRCTAIMFDGEPYGLDKYGELDQFTALDGKTLYKAWQNMLKTAVVEIIFIGTAGAEEVKKIFVKYLGGKREPVSFGAVQKPNPCEEYGEVEERMNITQAKLIMGYRTTDILPGDLRAFEVMRSLFGGSTTSKLFSNVREKLSLCYYCSASYNKFLGLLMVDSGVLEENVRKARESIDAQLKAIGDGDFTDADIEGAKLYLQNIYRSTEGSLQQLSAYWLSEILAGTMRSPNGAADSFDAVTRDQVIAAAKSCWLDTVYLLAGQKEKTE, encoded by the coding sequence ATGCCAGAGATAAAACCGGAACAGATCGCCGATGCGGTCTCGTTTACCGCGATTGATAATAATTTTTTCAAGACGGTCCGTATTTCCGTCAATTTCGTTCTCCCGCTCTCAAAGGCAACCGCCGCACCAAACGCGGTACTGCCTTTTATTTTGTGCCGCGGAAAGGATTTTACAGCTACCAAACGCCGACTGGAAAATCTTTTCGGCGCGCAGCTGAATCCGCGTGTTCAAAAAGTCGCCGACCGGCAGGTGCTGTCGATCGATCTCGAGTTGGTCAAGTCGGAATACGCAAAAAAAGACCTGCTTCCCGAGGCGGCCGAACTCCTGTGCGAACTGATCACCGATCCGCCCGCAAGCCGCGGCGCGTTTTTAAAAAAAGATACCGAAGCCGAAAAGCAGAACGTCTGCGGCTTGATTTTGGCTGAGCAAAACGACAAGCGCACGCTGGCCGTCAAACGCTGCACCGCAATCATGTTCGACGGCGAACCCTATGGGTTGGATAAATACGGAGAACTGGACCAGTTTACCGCTCTCGACGGCAAAACCCTTTATAAAGCCTGGCAAAATATGCTCAAAACAGCTGTTGTCGAGATCATCTTTATCGGCACTGCCGGCGCGGAGGAAGTCAAAAAGATCTTTGTCAAATACCTCGGCGGTAAGCGTGAACCGGTCTCTTTCGGCGCCGTTCAAAAACCCAACCCCTGCGAGGAATACGGCGAAGTCGAGGAGCGCATGAACATCACGCAGGCCAAGCTGATCATGGGCTATCGCACTACCGACATTTTGCCCGGTGATTTGAGGGCGTTCGAGGTCATGCGCTCGCTGTTCGGCGGTTCGACGACTTCCAAACTATTCTCCAACGTCCGCGAAAAACTCAGTTTGTGTTATTACTGCTCTGCTTCCTATAACAAATTCTTAGGGCTTCTGATGGTAGACAGCGGCGTTCTCGAGGAAAACGTCCGAAAAGCCCGCGAATCCATCGATGCCCAACTGAAAGCTATCGGAGACGGCGATTTTACAGATGCCGATATTGAGGGCGCGAAGCTCTATCTGCAAAATATCTACCGCTCGACCGAGGGGTCCCTGCAGCAGCTCTCGGCTTATTGGCTGTCCGAGATTCTGGCCGGTACGATGCGCTCCCCGAACGGCGCCGCCGATTCGTTCGACGCCGTGACCCGGGATCAGGTCATCGCCGCGGCAAAAAGCTGTTGGCTTGACACGGTCTATCTGCTGGCCGGCCAAAAGGAGAAGACAGAATGA